From Pieris rapae chromosome 3, ilPieRapa1.1, whole genome shotgun sequence, a single genomic window includes:
- the LOC110991521 gene encoding uncharacterized protein LOC110991521 gives MDHLAIIYNENQWRINAVSPLNNLHFNEVKLKQYATKIKQHLVRAVFAASIKFTVSFEELPYLKFSPEDPNGILLRVESVKESKTKTAYEAIFLTWGTHLTLTDAIHLPYMLERGEQRVGLSVKSSLQNIFDCNIKEYNFSQLQLLQIGLNFLNVDTSKSTDLFIIGFKVPQTDITQKVSFKFEVGEMRRIWNSLKKECLNELELVQVMYQNLQNQIFYMITLDVTIFELSEVILPNAEVRSNGQVKMKTAPAINSLFVTLNTYFR, from the exons ATGGATCATCTAGCGA TTATTTACAATGAAAATCAATGGAGGATTAATGCAGTGTCCCCTTTAAATAACTTGCATTTTAACGAAGTGAAATTAAAGCAATATgcaacaaaaattaaacaacacCTTGTTCGTGCAGTTTTCGCAGCATCCATTAAGTTCACTGTTTCTTTTGAAGAATTACCATACCTGAAGTTCTCTCCAGAAGATCCTAATGGAATCTtg CTAAGAGTGGAATCAGTAAAggaatcaaaaacaaaaactgcTTATGAAGCAATTTTTCTGACATGGGGTACACATTTAACTCTAACAGATGCCATCCACTTACCTTACATGCTTGAAAGGGGTGAACAAAGAGTTGGTCTATCTGTAAAGAGTTCcttgcaaaatatatttgactgTAACATAaaggaatataatttttcacag TTGCAGTTACTACAAATAGGATTAAATTTTCTCAATGTTGATACATCTAAAAGTACAGATCTCTTCATAATTGGCTTTAAAGTACCACAAACTGATATAACCCAGAaagtatcatttaaatttgagGTTGGTGAGATGCGGAGAATTTGgaacag CCTTAAAAAGGAGTGTTTAAATGAACTAGAATTAGTCCAAGTGATGTACCAAAATCtgcaaaatcaaatattttatatgattacaTTAGATGTTACAATATTTGAGCTAAGTGAAGTTATTTTACCTAATGCTGAAGTAAGGAGCAATGGACAAGTGAAAATGAAGACAGCGCCAGCAATAAACTCACTATTTGTAACATTAAACACGTATTTCAGATAA